The following coding sequences are from one Nilaparvata lugens isolate BPH chromosome 4, ASM1435652v1, whole genome shotgun sequence window:
- the LOC111058018 gene encoding ADP-ribosylation factor-like protein 2: MGLLSVLKKMKQKEKEMRILMLGLDNAGKTTILKRFNGEAIDTISPTLGFNIKTLEHRGYKLNVWDVGGQKSLRSYWRNYFESTDGLIWVVDSADKRRLQDCAVELHKLLHEEKLAGATLLVFANKQDLPGALTAEEIRDVMNLNNIKTHHWIIIKSSAVTGENLLKGIDWLIDDIAARIFTLD; encoded by the exons ATGGGTCTGCTAagtgttttgaaaaaaatgaaacagaaagaaaaagaaatgcGGATTTTAATGTT GGGTCTTGATAACGCTGGAAAAACCACAATTCTGAAAAGGTTCAATGGCGAAGCAATTGATACAATATCACCGACTTTAGGATTCAACATCAAAACGTTAGAACATCGAGG TTACAAGCTGAACGTGTGGGACGTGGGCGGGCAAAAGTCTCTGCGCTCCTATTGGCGCAACTACTTCGAGAGCACCGATGGCCTCATCTGGGTGGTGGACAGCGCCGACAAGCGACGCCTGCAGGACTGCGCAGTCGAGCTGCACAAGCTGCTCCACGAAGAG aaactgGCTGGAGCCACTCTGCTGGTATTTGCTAACAAACAAGATCTTCCAGGAGCTCTGACTGCCGAAGAAATTAGAGAC GTTATGAACCTGAACAACATTAAGACTCATCACTGGATAATAATCAAGTCGAGTGCAGTGACAGGAGAAAACCTTTTGAAAGGCATTGACTGGCTTATCGATGACATTGCTGCCCGTATCTTCACACTTGATTAG